A genomic segment from Nodularia sphaerocarpa UHCC 0038 encodes:
- a CDS encoding metallophosphoesterase family protein, translating into MKLITEPSISEKIHKMKQRVRWLHPQIVSQGIDQTSMVIDDGKEDNPEFSFMVIGDTGTTSLYGYHPQRKVAELMLPHKDDCRFVLHTGDVIYAVGSHEYYGKNFIQPYREFLVGGDKPENIAYDRMLFNLPFLAVPGNHDYYDVPLMYRLFTGSTRPLRRFLRYKDLEIGWHGSNKGDAYARAFLDYIGAIASPKELQNHLDQHYTAIIDAGRCLRYQPGKFTRLPNRYYTFRYGGIDFFALDSNTFNKPSPLPETPEGEMNRRELQQRRQVIDKEEEQILATCDKLNPEKPAEAEQLDYLKAKLDQINEIKIDIEKQLASNATDIIDFEQLNWLKNRLIESWHTSEVRGRIIFFHHPPYVTEATKWNQAQTLAVRHRLRWVFEQVAKTLGSQMKDRSIVDLIFNGHAHCLEHIRTGDTGYADSHINCIISGGSGHYPRRQRREGNELIETFTELPGNPQRKVAESLLFVGRNGKKPHKHLPYSCVKIDVQAGTPPKFIVTPLVADRVGEEWHTPQIQPFVI; encoded by the coding sequence ATGAAATTAATTACGGAACCATCCATTTCTGAGAAAATCCACAAAATGAAGCAAAGAGTGCGGTGGCTTCATCCCCAGATAGTTTCTCAGGGAATAGACCAAACCAGCATGGTAATTGATGATGGTAAAGAGGATAATCCGGAATTTTCCTTTATGGTAATTGGTGACACAGGAACAACATCCCTTTACGGATACCATCCCCAACGCAAAGTTGCAGAATTGATGCTTCCCCATAAAGACGATTGCCGTTTTGTCTTACATACTGGCGACGTAATTTATGCAGTGGGTTCCCACGAGTATTATGGTAAAAACTTTATTCAACCTTATCGGGAATTTCTCGTAGGCGGAGACAAACCCGAAAATATTGCTTATGACCGAATGTTATTCAATCTGCCATTTTTAGCAGTACCCGGCAATCACGATTACTATGACGTGCCATTGATGTATCGTTTATTTACAGGAAGCACACGGCCGTTACGTCGTTTTCTGCGGTACAAAGACCTGGAAATTGGTTGGCATGGATCAAATAAAGGTGATGCTTATGCCAGAGCATTTCTTGACTATATAGGAGCGATCGCCTCCCCAAAAGAATTACAAAATCATTTAGATCAACATTACACTGCTATAATTGACGCGGGGCGGTGTTTGCGTTATCAACCCGGAAAATTCACCCGTTTACCCAACCGCTATTACACCTTTCGTTATGGCGGTATCGACTTTTTCGCCTTAGATTCCAACACCTTTAATAAACCATCCCCCTTACCAGAAACCCCAGAAGGGGAAATGAACCGCCGGGAATTGCAGCAACGTCGCCAAGTCATAGACAAAGAAGAAGAGCAGATTTTAGCAACCTGCGACAAACTTAACCCCGAAAAACCCGCCGAAGCCGAACAACTCGATTATCTCAAAGCCAAATTAGACCAAATCAACGAAATTAAAATTGACATTGAAAAACAACTAGCATCCAACGCCACAGATATTATTGATTTTGAACAACTGAATTGGTTAAAAAACCGACTCATAGAATCTTGGCACACCTCAGAAGTGCGGGGAAGAATAATCTTCTTTCACCATCCGCCCTACGTCACAGAAGCCACAAAATGGAATCAAGCCCAAACCTTAGCAGTTCGTCATCGCCTACGCTGGGTATTTGAACAGGTAGCCAAAACCCTTGGTTCCCAAATGAAAGACCGTTCCATAGTCGATTTAATTTTCAACGGACACGCCCACTGCTTAGAACATATTCGCACAGGTGACACAGGATATGCCGATTCTCATATTAATTGTATCATCTCTGGTGGCAGTGGTCATTATCCCCGCCGTCAACGTCGAGAAGGCAACGAATTAATAGAAACCTTTACAGAACTTCCTGGAAATCCCCAGCGAAAAGTAGCTGAGTCCTTACTATTTGTTGGTCGTAATGGAAAAAAACCCCACAAGCATCTACCTTACTCCTGCGTAAAAATTGACGTTCAAGCTGGTACACCACCCAAATTCATTGTCACACCCCTAGTAGCCGATCGCGTCGGCGAAGAATGGCATACACCTCAAATTCAACCATTTGTGATTTAA
- a CDS encoding class I SAM-dependent methyltransferase: MKLITILLLLLNFLFTPITTANAISLSDNIYEQRANPSSDGIGKSYMGREIAKVMGHTGAGWLERPRREVEEQPSKIVSALNLQPHDIVADIGAGTGYLSFRIAPLLTEGKVFAVDIQPEMLEIVEFFKQEKHISNVEPILATLTNPNLRSASVDLALMVDAYHELEYPQEVMTAIVKALKPGGKVVLVEYRGENPLIMIKRLHKMTQKQVQKEMQAVGLVWRETKNLLPQQHLMIFEKQV, translated from the coding sequence ATGAAACTGATTACCATCCTACTCCTACTGTTAAACTTCTTATTTACCCCCATCACCACAGCAAACGCTATTTCTCTCTCCGATAATATTTATGAACAGCGAGCGAATCCCAGTTCAGACGGTATCGGAAAATCCTACATGGGGCGAGAAATAGCGAAAGTCATGGGACACACAGGCGCAGGTTGGTTAGAAAGACCCAGACGCGAGGTAGAAGAACAGCCTAGTAAAATAGTCAGTGCGCTGAATTTACAACCTCACGATATAGTGGCTGATATTGGCGCAGGTACAGGATATCTCAGCTTTCGCATTGCACCTTTATTAACAGAGGGAAAGGTTTTTGCTGTAGATATTCAACCAGAAATGCTAGAGATTGTCGAATTTTTTAAACAAGAGAAACATATTAGCAACGTTGAACCAATTTTAGCAACTCTCACCAACCCCAACCTCCGATCTGCAAGTGTTGATTTAGCTCTGATGGTGGATGCTTACCACGAGTTAGAATATCCGCAAGAAGTGATGACAGCAATTGTCAAAGCCCTGAAACCAGGCGGTAAAGTTGTGCTGGTGGAATACCGGGGCGAAAATCCCTTGATTATGATTAAACGTTTGCACAAAATGACTCAAAAGCAAGTGCAAAAAGAAATGCAAGCTGTGGGTTTAGTTTGGCGAGAAACCAAAAACTTGTTACCCCAGCAGCATTTAATGATATTTGAAAAGCAAGTCTAG